The Desulfovibrio subterraneus genome has a segment encoding these proteins:
- a CDS encoding CsgG/HfaB family protein produces the protein MVFRIVSCMAGLLLCLCLIGAEPGHCAEQTLPSIAIISCDDQLAGGTGAQRQYTIPLPMADRIAEVLQNSKRFRVLDRGMLQRVVNERLSNEEPQGFFAKLGDAMERAVSRGSMIGDRVLSSAQGGKAPLVHALQNIGNDSQADYLVFGSIETMQASQTTVAVGNVTLPVSKQALNLRIRMRVVDVKTTELVGMINASETVESWSGDGGSDAAGEMMDAVCKKLAGRIIDVIYPAKLAGTGTLVVTRGANDGVEEGAVFEILRAGEAVVEEGVGSIGTIKKRIGTVRAVDVQERLSVVEPVEGEGFMAGDLAFRKDEGRTARAAGQPAAYAGKKLASPNGSNRFAIAVGKVTFLGGSPAVQQNVATRIVGDLSARLTASNRFILADRSSLDQSVQEATFDETVHNGDMAARMQQLQGVDYILTVEMRQLGVTVKTEAVPYLNETITSGQQHLEAVLRLLDTHSGTVVLAEKVYSAEDLHEDSSISRFVDSFCGDAVARVINRLFPVKVMHASGKACYINRGLDGGIASGQKFEVFRPGEEMKDPDTGLTFGAAEVSVGHIRCAGVEASRSRCEQVDGEPLQVGDIARVVKQKSAGQSKQSQPVKTQAAPAQPQW, from the coding sequence ATGGTATTCCGGATAGTTTCCTGCATGGCAGGCTTGCTGCTGTGTTTATGCCTGATCGGGGCAGAGCCGGGGCATTGTGCAGAACAGACGTTGCCCAGCATCGCCATCATATCCTGCGATGATCAGCTCGCAGGCGGAACCGGCGCCCAGCGTCAGTATACCATTCCGCTGCCCATGGCGGATCGAATTGCGGAAGTGCTGCAGAACAGCAAGCGTTTTCGTGTGCTGGACAGGGGCATGCTGCAGCGTGTGGTGAACGAGCGGCTTTCCAACGAGGAGCCGCAGGGCTTCTTTGCCAAACTGGGCGATGCCATGGAACGTGCAGTTTCCCGTGGCAGCATGATCGGAGACAGGGTTCTCTCCAGCGCTCAGGGGGGCAAGGCTCCGTTGGTGCATGCTCTGCAGAATATCGGCAACGACAGTCAGGCCGATTATCTGGTGTTCGGCAGCATTGAAACCATGCAGGCCAGCCAGACCACCGTTGCCGTGGGCAATGTGACTCTGCCGGTCAGCAAGCAGGCTCTCAACCTGCGCATCCGCATGCGTGTGGTGGATGTGAAGACCACGGAACTGGTGGGCATGATCAATGCCAGCGAGACGGTGGAAAGCTGGTCCGGTGACGGCGGCAGCGACGCGGCCGGAGAAATGATGGACGCTGTCTGCAAGAAGCTGGCAGGGCGTATCATTGACGTGATTTATCCGGCAAAGCTGGCAGGAACCGGTACGCTTGTGGTGACCCGTGGGGCCAACGACGGCGTGGAAGAAGGAGCCGTGTTCGAGATTCTGCGTGCCGGCGAAGCTGTGGTGGAAGAAGGCGTCGGCAGCATCGGCACCATTAAGAAAAGAATCGGCACGGTGCGAGCTGTGGATGTTCAGGAGAGATTGAGCGTTGTGGAGCCGGTTGAAGGTGAAGGATTTATGGCGGGCGACCTTGCCTTCCGGAAGGACGAAGGCCGAACCGCGCGTGCCGCCGGACAACCCGCAGCCTATGCCGGAAAAAAGCTGGCTTCGCCCAATGGTTCCAACAGGTTTGCCATTGCCGTGGGCAAGGTCACCTTTCTGGGCGGCTCCCCTGCGGTGCAGCAGAATGTGGCAACGCGTATTGTCGGTGACCTGTCTGCCCGTCTGACAGCATCCAACCGTTTCATCCTTGCCGACAGAAGCAGCCTTGACCAGAGCGTGCAGGAAGCCACCTTTGATGAAACCGTACACAACGGTGACATGGCTGCCCGCATGCAGCAGCTGCAGGGCGTGGATTATATTTTGACCGTTGAAATGCGTCAGCTTGGCGTAACGGTTAAAACAGAGGCTGTGCCGTATCTGAATGAGACCATTACAAGCGGTCAGCAACACCTGGAAGCAGTTCTGCGTCTGCTTGATACGCATTCCGGAACCGTGGTGCTGGCGGAAAAGGTGTATTCTGCAGAAGATCTGCACGAAGACAGTTCCATCAGCCGTTTCGTGGACAGCTTCTGCGGAGACGCCGTAGCACGCGTCATTAACCGGTTGTTCCCCGTCAAAGTCATGCATGCATCCGGCAAAGCCTGTTACATCAACCGTGGTCTTGATGGGGGGATTGCCTCCGGACAGAAGTTTGAGGTGTTCCGCCCGGGTGAAGAGATGAAGGACCCTGACACGGGATTGACGTTCGGTGCGGCGGAAGTGTCTGTCGGACATATCCGCTGTGCGGGCGTTGAGGCCAGCCGTTCCCGTTGCGAACAGGTGGATGGTGAGCCGCTGCAGGTGGGCGATATCGCGCGAGTGGTAAAGCAGAAAAGTGCTGGGCAGTCTAAGCAGTCGCAGCCGGTCAAGACGCAGGCTGCCCCTGCACAACCGCAATGGTAA
- a CDS encoding SH3 domain-containing protein, with the protein MTNSTSTKQVEEKPAVVVPDASATAFEACNVRKQASTKSPVVFRLAQDQQVLLTGQSGDWYVIKTEQGEGFVYRSLLGVNLSPGESYSTSLLAGKKLYKEASHKTAVLGVTGQEACGEVLGREGKYYKVSYGETTGYVFHKNLVINVDSRSVPEQKAGPDNVAKVQEVLTSYAEKNASVRGNFALGKYDDVAAELDERYGAEDNLADIPEHANEMDLLPAIERGYLEFEMSRYNESVAYFSGAEQTLTDRENRSSSGSFAMGCFSGLATMVGFEEVTPYDGPGFEKVLMLNYKALAYLMNGERKAYNVTRRAIEIQGQEREAFAKQIEEAQAKLEKEKQEAVEKQAKEIEAQNVAGNGTQQGDKKAQGVDFAKLDFSKVLLLNSASQVKRAKTVPSAFVNPFGDYLNAAILEIDGYEDSGQRSAAKIAYEKAAQLQPKCSVLAKAAKDMDKSPKGRLVHVIVADGFGPEKTIQTTGIPISSLPVIVKSAVYKSVPSDVAFAEVAYGKTNTRLELLADLEALALRYEADALPMNSAKIFTNILRSYFERQMLSNAAGGFGEIAGALHDAMSKPDSRSWLTMPCTISVQRLMLPENVSSLTLRTRNAKNKVLNTVTINLPANGPCIVYARSMNENLTAHVSKGSWL; encoded by the coding sequence ATGACGAATTCGACCTCCACGAAGCAGGTGGAAGAAAAACCCGCTGTCGTTGTGCCGGATGCCAGCGCCACGGCTTTCGAGGCATGCAATGTCAGAAAGCAGGCAAGCACCAAGAGTCCGGTTGTCTTTCGGCTGGCGCAGGATCAGCAGGTTTTGCTGACCGGCCAATCCGGCGATTGGTATGTGATCAAAACGGAGCAGGGCGAGGGCTTTGTCTACCGCTCCCTGCTTGGGGTCAATCTGAGCCCGGGAGAAAGCTACTCCACCTCTCTTCTTGCCGGTAAAAAGCTCTACAAGGAAGCATCGCATAAAACAGCAGTGCTTGGTGTGACCGGGCAGGAGGCCTGCGGTGAGGTGCTTGGCCGCGAAGGGAAATATTATAAAGTCAGCTATGGTGAAACCACCGGATATGTCTTCCACAAGAACCTCGTTATCAATGTGGACAGCCGGTCCGTTCCCGAGCAGAAGGCAGGCCCGGACAATGTGGCGAAGGTGCAGGAGGTGCTGACCTCTTATGCTGAAAAGAATGCCAGTGTCCGCGGTAACTTTGCCCTGGGTAAATATGACGATGTGGCAGCCGAGCTTGATGAACGGTATGGCGCAGAAGACAATCTGGCGGATATTCCGGAACATGCCAATGAAATGGATCTGCTCCCTGCCATTGAGCGTGGCTATCTTGAGTTCGAAATGTCTCGCTACAATGAATCCGTGGCGTATTTCTCCGGGGCTGAGCAGACCTTGACTGACAGGGAAAACCGTTCCTCTTCCGGAAGCTTTGCCATGGGATGTTTTTCCGGCCTGGCAACCATGGTCGGCTTTGAAGAGGTAACTCCTTACGACGGGCCGGGTTTTGAAAAAGTCCTGATGCTCAACTACAAGGCGCTTGCCTATCTGATGAACGGGGAGCGCAAGGCCTATAACGTGACTCGCCGTGCCATCGAGATTCAGGGGCAGGAGCGTGAGGCGTTTGCCAAGCAGATAGAAGAGGCTCAGGCCAAGCTGGAAAAGGAAAAGCAGGAAGCCGTCGAGAAGCAGGCTAAGGAAATTGAGGCGCAGAACGTTGCCGGAAACGGAACGCAGCAGGGAGACAAGAAGGCGCAGGGGGTGGATTTTGCCAAGCTCGATTTCTCCAAGGTGCTGCTCCTGAATTCGGCGTCACAGGTGAAGCGGGCCAAAACTGTTCCCAGCGCTTTTGTGAATCCTTTTGGTGATTATCTGAATGCCGCCATTCTTGAGATTGACGGGTATGAAGATTCCGGCCAGCGGAGCGCAGCGAAAATCGCATACGAAAAGGCAGCTCAACTGCAGCCCAAATGTTCCGTGCTGGCAAAAGCCGCAAAGGATATGGACAAGAGCCCGAAAGGCCGTCTTGTGCATGTGATCGTGGCGGACGGTTTTGGTCCGGAAAAGACCATTCAGACAACGGGCATTCCCATTTCTTCTCTGCCGGTCATTGTCAAATCCGCCGTGTACAAGTCCGTTCCGTCGGACGTTGCATTTGCAGAGGTTGCGTACGGCAAGACCAATACGCGGCTTGAGTTGCTGGCGGATCTTGAGGCATTGGCACTGCGCTATGAGGCAGATGCTCTGCCTATGAATTCTGCAAAGATATTCACCAACATTCTGCGTTCCTATTTCGAGCGTCAGATGCTGTCCAATGCTGCAGGCGGATTCGGCGAAATTGCAGGGGCGCTGCACGACGCCATGTCAAAGCCGGACTCCCGCTCGTGGCTGACCATGCCCTGCACCATCAGCGTGCAGCGGTTGATGCTGCCGGAAAATGTCAGCTCGCTTACCCTTCGTACCCGCAACGCCAAGAACAAGGTGTTGAACACCGTTACCATCAACCTTCCTGCCAATGGTCCGTGCATTGTGTATGCGCGAAGCATGAATGAGAACCTCACTGCTCATGTGAGCAAGGGGTCCTGGCTGTAA
- a CDS encoding DUF1425 domain-containing protein has translation MRNTLLTFFLCLMLSLSLGACTSVYTGKRVTSDAGAVVGATDNTVEIGDRTKFIIASEVLLGNVMLENPRFRRVGNFTQGAAVIQNISDERLSLEYMVTWQDEQGFPIDVPHVWHHITLMPHMSEQISSTGKANNAYHMTVAVRFPNESLEAPVRK, from the coding sequence ATGCGAAATACTCTGTTAACATTCTTTCTGTGTCTCATGCTCTCTCTTTCTCTCGGAGCATGCACCAGTGTCTACACCGGCAAACGCGTCACCTCTGATGCAGGTGCGGTAGTCGGGGCTACGGACAATACCGTTGAAATTGGCGACAGAACCAAATTCATCATCGCTTCTGAAGTTCTTCTCGGCAACGTCATGCTGGAGAATCCGCGCTTCAGAAGAGTGGGGAACTTCACGCAAGGCGCAGCAGTCATCCAGAACATCAGTGATGAACGGCTGTCTCTTGAATACATGGTAACGTGGCAGGATGAGCAGGGCTTCCCTATTGATGTCCCCCATGTCTGGCACCATATCACGCTCATGCCGCATATGTCCGAGCAGATTTCGTCCACGGGCAAGGCGAACAATGCCTATCACATGACCGTTGCAGTGCGTTTTCCCAATGAATCCCTTGAAGCCCCTGTGAGGAAGTAA